The Streptomyces cynarae genome contains a region encoding:
- a CDS encoding fic family toxin-antitoxin system, toxin component gives MSNLRIDLAWLLMVAEQKTPGDPQVTDWGALVAAVSRHDAEIFGVAVYDTPHARAAALLQLLLHVPALERSNALFASAVAYAYLVASGVKVVTSPEQVRDLARLVKSGDASVHDIAQELRQWSL, from the coding sequence TTGAGCAACCTCAGAATCGACCTCGCCTGGCTGCTGATGGTCGCCGAACAGAAGACGCCCGGAGATCCCCAGGTCACGGACTGGGGCGCGCTCGTCGCCGCGGTCAGCCGACACGACGCGGAGATATTCGGCGTCGCCGTCTACGACACTCCGCACGCCCGCGCGGCCGCCCTGCTCCAGCTGCTGCTGCACGTTCCGGCGCTGGAACGCTCCAACGCGCTGTTCGCGTCCGCGGTCGCCTACGCCTATCTCGTCGCCAGCGGCGTCAAGGTCGTCACCTCACCGGAACAGGTGCGGGACCTCGCCCGGCTGGTCAAGAGCGGGGACGCCTCCGTGCACGACATCGCGCAGGAGCTGCGCCAGTGGAGCCTGTGA
- a CDS encoding class I SAM-dependent methyltransferase, whose amino-acid sequence MPLRSVRSRAVPRDSVHHPIFARSYARLSVAAETRLGMGAVRDRLLAGLSGRVIEIGAGNGLNFAHYPGTVSEVVAIEPERLLRHKAVEAALRADVPVDVVPGAAEALPVKSEAFDAAVLSLVLCSVRDVSRALGEVRRVLRPGGTLRFYEHGAGGGPVMRYAQRALDRTVWPPLSGGCHLSRDPVAALRAAGFELGPYRRLLMPEKGPPLPTSYCVLGTAWRPGLPE is encoded by the coding sequence ATGCCGCTGCGGTCCGTCCGCTCCCGCGCGGTGCCGCGGGACTCCGTGCACCATCCGATCTTCGCCCGCTCCTACGCCCGGCTCAGCGTCGCCGCCGAGACGCGCCTCGGTATGGGGGCCGTACGGGACCGGTTGCTCGCCGGGCTCTCCGGCCGGGTCATCGAGATCGGCGCCGGCAACGGCCTGAACTTCGCCCACTACCCGGGCACCGTCTCCGAGGTCGTCGCGATCGAACCCGAGCGGCTGCTGCGGCACAAGGCGGTCGAGGCGGCCCTGCGAGCCGACGTCCCGGTGGACGTGGTGCCGGGCGCGGCGGAGGCGCTGCCGGTCAAGAGCGAGGCCTTCGACGCGGCGGTCCTGTCGTTGGTGCTGTGCAGCGTGCGGGACGTGTCACGGGCCCTCGGCGAGGTGCGCAGGGTGCTGCGGCCCGGCGGCACCCTGCGGTTCTACGAGCACGGCGCGGGCGGCGGACCCGTGATGCGGTACGCGCAGCGTGCCCTGGACCGCACGGTGTGGCCACCGCTCAGCGGCGGCTGCCACCTCTCCCGGGACCCGGTGGCGGCCCTGCGCGCCGCCGGTTTCGAACTGGGCCCGTACCGGCGGCTGCTGATGCCGGAGAAGGGGCCGCCGCTGCCCACCTCCTACTGCGTGCTGGGCACCGCCTGGCGGCCCGGCCTCCCGGAGTAG
- a CDS encoding GNAT family N-acetyltransferase: MSDLRIRAAGLEDLDAVLAFWKVAAEGTSISDDRDGVQRLVDRDPEALILAEEDGRLVGTVIAGFDGWRCHLYRLAVHPERRRQGIGSALLSAAEERFVRLGGRRGDAMVLQRNETAHHAWRAAGYAPEEHWRRWVKPLTG; this comes from the coding sequence ATGAGTGATCTTCGGATACGGGCCGCCGGGCTCGAGGACCTGGACGCCGTGCTGGCCTTCTGGAAGGTGGCCGCGGAGGGCACGAGCATCAGCGACGACCGGGACGGGGTGCAGCGGCTCGTCGATCGCGACCCGGAGGCCCTGATCCTCGCGGAGGAGGACGGCCGGCTGGTCGGCACGGTGATCGCGGGCTTCGACGGCTGGCGTTGCCACCTGTACAGGCTGGCGGTGCATCCGGAGCGGCGGCGGCAGGGGATCGGTTCGGCGCTGCTGTCCGCGGCGGAGGAGCGGTTCGTGCGGCTCGGGGGGCGCCGCGGGGACGCGATGGTGCTGCAGCGCAACGAGACCGCGCACCATGCGTGGCGGGCGGCCGGGTACGCGCCCGAGGAGCACTGGCGGAGGTGGGTCAAGCCGCTCACCGGCTGA
- a CDS encoding adenosylmethionine--8-amino-7-oxononanoate transaminase — MPDLPVDVLLALDRQHVWHPYGPMPGRQEPLVVESASGVRLRLADGSGELVDGMSSWWSAIHGYNHPVLNEAAREQLTRMSHVMFGGLTHEPAVRLSKLLVDIAPEGLEHVFLADSGSVSVEVAVKMCLQYWRSLGRPDKRRLMTWRGGYHGDTWQPMSVCDPEGGMHELWQGVLPRQVFADAPPAEYEEAYAEHLRALVERHADELAAVIVEPVVQGAGGMRFHSPAYLRVLRQVCDAHDVLLVFDEIATGFGRTGALFAAEHAAVTPDVMCVGKALTGGYLTMAATLCTARVADGISRGEVPVLAHGPTFMGNPLAAAVACASVDLLLGQDWRSEVKRIETGLREGLAGAADLPGVRDVRVLGAIGVVQLDHEVDMAAATRAAVREGVWLRPFRDLVYTMPPYVTGDADVARIARAVCAAAREG, encoded by the coding sequence ATGCCTGACCTGCCCGTGGACGTGCTGCTGGCGCTGGACCGGCAGCACGTCTGGCATCCGTACGGTCCCATGCCGGGACGGCAGGAGCCGCTCGTCGTGGAGTCGGCGAGCGGGGTGCGGCTGCGGCTCGCCGACGGCTCGGGAGAGCTGGTCGACGGGATGTCGTCCTGGTGGTCGGCGATCCACGGCTACAACCACCCGGTGCTCAACGAGGCCGCGCGCGAGCAGCTGACGCGGATGAGCCATGTGATGTTCGGCGGGCTCACCCACGAGCCCGCCGTCCGGCTGTCGAAGCTCCTGGTCGACATCGCGCCCGAGGGTCTGGAGCATGTGTTCCTCGCGGACTCCGGGTCGGTGTCGGTCGAGGTCGCGGTCAAGATGTGCCTGCAGTACTGGCGCTCGCTCGGCCGCCCGGACAAGCGGCGCCTGATGACCTGGCGCGGCGGCTACCACGGCGACACCTGGCAGCCGATGTCCGTGTGCGACCCCGAGGGCGGGATGCACGAGCTGTGGCAGGGCGTGCTGCCCCGGCAGGTGTTCGCCGACGCGCCGCCGGCGGAGTACGAGGAGGCGTACGCGGAGCATCTGCGCGCCCTGGTGGAACGGCACGCGGACGAGCTGGCCGCGGTGATCGTGGAGCCGGTGGTGCAGGGAGCGGGCGGGATGCGGTTCCACTCCCCCGCCTATCTGCGGGTGCTGCGGCAGGTGTGCGACGCGCACGACGTGCTGCTGGTGTTCGACGAGATCGCCACCGGGTTCGGGCGTACGGGCGCGCTGTTCGCGGCGGAGCACGCGGCGGTGACGCCGGACGTGATGTGCGTGGGCAAGGCGCTGACCGGTGGTTACCTGACGATGGCGGCGACGCTGTGCACGGCTCGGGTGGCCGACGGGATCTCGCGGGGCGAGGTGCCGGTGCTCGCGCACGGGCCCACGTTCATGGGCAATCCGCTGGCGGCCGCCGTGGCGTGCGCGTCGGTGGACCTGCTGCTCGGCCAGGACTGGCGGTCGGAGGTCAAGCGGATCGAGACGGGCCTCAGGGAGGGACTTGCCGGGGCGGCGGACCTGCCGGGGGTGCGGGATGTGCGGGTGCTCGGCGCCATCGGGGTCGTGCAGCTCGACCACGAGGTGGACATGGCGGCGGCGACCCGGGCCGCGGTGCGCGAGGGCGTGTGGCTGCGGCCGTTCCGGGACCTCGTCTACACGATGCCGCCGTATGTGACCGGGGACGCGGACGTGGCACGGATCGCGCGCGCGGTGTGCGCGGCGGCACGGGAAGGGTGA
- a CDS encoding toxin-antitoxin system HicB family antitoxin, translated as MAKTQLNVRVDEDTARAARERALERGMSVNRYIEELVRQDTGEAGHTFVEAAADFMKQYESVFAEEFGSGGEGSTRHPGEGRR; from the coding sequence ATGGCGAAGACCCAGCTGAACGTGAGGGTGGACGAGGACACCGCCCGAGCCGCCCGCGAACGTGCCCTGGAGCGCGGTATGAGCGTCAACCGGTACATCGAAGAGCTGGTGCGACAGGACACCGGGGAGGCCGGCCACACGTTCGTCGAGGCCGCCGCCGACTTCATGAAGCAGTACGAGTCCGTCTTCGCCGAGGAGTTCGGCTCCGGCGGCGAGGGCTCGACCCGGCACCCCGGCGAAGGTCGACGCTGA
- a CDS encoding LLM class F420-dependent oxidoreductase, protein MPRPFRFGVNMLEPAPAAEWRAKCRRAEEIGYDVILVPDHLGWPAPFPALVAAAEATERPRVGTFVLNAGFWNPALLAREVATTDALTGGRLELGLGTGYVRAEHEQAGLPYGSPRERVDHLRRTVEELDRLLGAEDHRPRPVQRPRVPLLIGANGDRMLKLTAEHADIAAFTGARSVPGSTTGQLEPITAEQLDERVGLYRKLAADRDEPAELNVLIQRVVVTEDREAAVRPLLEHLPNLTSEQALALPIFLIGTLEQIVEQVRAQRERYGFTYLTVLEPSMEAFAPVIEALRDA, encoded by the coding sequence ATGCCGCGTCCGTTCCGTTTCGGCGTCAACATGCTCGAACCCGCACCGGCCGCGGAGTGGCGCGCCAAGTGCCGGCGGGCGGAGGAAATCGGCTACGACGTCATCCTCGTCCCGGACCACCTCGGCTGGCCGGCTCCGTTCCCGGCGCTGGTCGCGGCGGCGGAGGCGACCGAGCGTCCCCGGGTGGGCACGTTCGTGCTCAACGCCGGCTTCTGGAACCCGGCGCTGCTGGCCCGCGAGGTGGCGACGACGGACGCGCTGACCGGTGGCCGGCTGGAGTTGGGGCTCGGCACCGGCTACGTCCGGGCGGAGCACGAGCAGGCGGGACTGCCGTACGGCTCGCCGCGTGAGCGCGTGGACCATCTGCGACGCACGGTGGAGGAGTTGGACCGGCTGCTGGGTGCCGAGGACCACCGGCCGCGGCCCGTACAGCGACCGCGGGTGCCGCTGCTGATCGGTGCCAACGGCGACCGGATGCTGAAGCTCACCGCCGAACACGCCGACATCGCCGCCTTCACGGGGGCGCGCTCGGTGCCGGGGAGCACGACGGGACAGCTGGAGCCGATCACGGCCGAGCAGCTCGACGAGCGTGTGGGCCTGTACCGCAAGCTCGCGGCGGACCGCGACGAGCCCGCCGAGCTGAACGTGCTCATCCAGAGGGTCGTCGTCACCGAGGACCGCGAGGCCGCCGTGCGCCCCCTGCTGGAGCACCTGCCGAACCTGACGTCGGAACAGGCCTTGGCACTGCCCATCTTCCTGATCGGCACACTGGAGCAGATCGTCGAGCAGGTGCGGGCGCAGCGCGAACGGTACGGCTTCACGTACCTGACCGTCCTGGAGCCGTCGATGGAGGCGTTCGCGCCGGTCATCGAGGCCCTGCGCGACGCGTAG
- the bioB gene encoding biotin synthase BioB, with translation MDLLNTLVDKGLRRETPTREEALAVLATSDDDVLDVVAAAGKVRRHWFGRRVKLNYLVNLKSGLCPEDCSYCSQRLGSKADILKYTWLKPDEASQAAAAGVAGGAKRVCLVASGRGPTDRDVERVSDTIKTIKEQNEGVEVCACLGLLSDGQAERLRAAGADAYNHNLNTSEGTYGDITTTHTYADRVDTVQKAHAAGLSACSGLIAGMGESDEDLVDVVFALRALDPDSVPVNFLIPFEGTPLAKEWNLTPQRCLRILAMVRFVCPDVEVRIAGGREVHLRTLQPLALHLANSIFLGDYLTSEGQAGKADLEMIADAGFEVEGTDQVTLPGHRAATGGCGSQESAGCGSHDGAGCGSHESAGCGSHEGGGVCGSAAVPSADEPRTDLVAVRRRGAGTDLAPNA, from the coding sequence ATGGACCTGCTGAACACGCTGGTGGACAAGGGGTTGCGGCGCGAGACGCCGACCCGCGAGGAGGCTCTCGCCGTTCTCGCCACTTCCGACGACGACGTGCTCGATGTGGTGGCCGCGGCCGGCAAGGTGCGCCGCCACTGGTTCGGCCGACGGGTGAAACTCAACTATCTCGTCAACCTCAAGTCCGGCCTGTGCCCCGAGGACTGCTCCTACTGCTCCCAGCGGCTCGGCTCGAAGGCGGACATCCTCAAGTACACCTGGCTGAAGCCGGACGAGGCCTCCCAGGCCGCCGCGGCCGGTGTCGCGGGCGGCGCCAAGCGGGTGTGCCTCGTCGCCAGCGGTCGCGGGCCCACCGACCGGGACGTGGAGCGGGTCTCCGACACCATCAAGACGATCAAGGAGCAGAACGAGGGCGTCGAGGTGTGCGCCTGCCTCGGACTGCTGTCCGACGGTCAGGCCGAACGGCTGCGCGCTGCGGGCGCCGACGCCTACAACCACAACCTGAACACCTCGGAGGGGACGTACGGGGACATCACGACCACGCACACCTACGCCGACCGGGTGGACACGGTGCAGAAGGCGCACGCCGCCGGCCTGTCGGCCTGCTCCGGTCTCATCGCGGGCATGGGCGAGAGCGACGAGGACCTGGTCGACGTGGTCTTCGCGCTGCGTGCGCTGGATCCGGACTCCGTTCCGGTGAACTTCCTGATCCCGTTCGAGGGCACTCCGCTCGCTAAGGAGTGGAACCTGACGCCGCAGCGGTGTCTGCGGATCCTGGCGATGGTGCGGTTCGTGTGCCCGGACGTCGAGGTGCGCATCGCGGGCGGCCGCGAGGTCCACCTCCGCACGCTGCAGCCGCTCGCCCTGCATCTGGCCAACTCCATCTTCCTGGGCGACTACCTCACCAGCGAGGGCCAGGCGGGCAAGGCGGACCTGGAGATGATCGCGGACGCCGGGTTCGAGGTGGAGGGCACGGACCAGGTGACCCTGCCCGGGCACCGCGCCGCGACGGGCGGGTGCGGCTCGCAGGAGAGCGCCGGGTGCGGCTCCCACGACGGCGCCGGGTGCGGCTCCCACGAGAGCGCGGGATGCGGCTCCCACGAGGGTGGCGGTGTGTGCGGTTCCGCCGCGGTGCCGTCCGCCGACGAGCCCCGCACGGACCTGGTCGCCGTTCGCCGTCGCGGTGCCGGAACGGATCTCGCGCCCAATGCCTGA
- the bioD gene encoding dethiobiotin synthase has protein sequence MTVLVITGTGTEIGKTVTTAAVAAVAVAAGRSVAVLKPAQTGVRPDERGDADEVARLAGAVTTRELARYPEPLAPATAARRAGMAPVRPHEVAEAAAKLAAEHDLVLIEGAGGLLVRFDDEGGTLADAAGMLAAPVLVVASAGLGTLNATELTVRELRRRQLEPAGVVVGSWPKSPDLASRCNLADLPVVTGAPLLGALPAGAGSRAPAAFRADAAGWLAPGLGGTWDAGDFASRFEP, from the coding sequence ATGACGGTACTGGTGATCACGGGGACCGGCACGGAGATCGGCAAGACGGTCACGACGGCCGCCGTCGCCGCGGTGGCCGTCGCCGCCGGGCGGTCCGTGGCGGTGCTCAAGCCCGCGCAGACGGGGGTACGGCCGGACGAGCGCGGGGACGCCGACGAGGTGGCCCGGCTCGCAGGGGCCGTGACGACGCGTGAACTCGCCCGCTATCCCGAGCCGTTGGCGCCCGCGACGGCCGCCCGGCGGGCCGGGATGGCGCCCGTGCGGCCGCACGAGGTGGCGGAGGCCGCCGCCAAACTGGCCGCCGAGCACGACCTGGTCCTTATCGAGGGGGCCGGCGGGCTGCTCGTACGGTTCGACGACGAGGGCGGCACCCTGGCGGACGCGGCAGGAATGCTGGCGGCGCCGGTGCTGGTGGTGGCGTCGGCGGGCCTCGGCACGCTGAACGCGACTGAGCTGACGGTACGTGAACTGCGGCGCCGGCAGCTGGAGCCGGCGGGCGTGGTCGTCGGCAGCTGGCCGAAGTCCCCGGACCTCGCCTCCCGCTGCAACCTGGCGGACCTTCCGGTGGTGACCGGAGCCCCGCTGCTCGGCGCGCTGCCCGCGGGGGCCGGGTCCCGCGCACCCGCCGCCTTCCGGGCCGATGCCGCCGGCTGGCTGGCGCCAGGACTGGGCGGGACGTGGGACGCCGGGGACTTCGCGTCGAGGTTCGAGCCGTAG
- a CDS encoding ABC transporter permease codes for MLKATLRSFLAHKGRLALSALAVLLSVAFVAGSLIFSDTVSRTFDRLFASTAADVTVSPRQDLPSRIPSGATPTLPASLAARVARVDGVAAAHADVAVQDITVVDRRNDPVGPTTGAPTIARNWSVTAHSPVRLTSGHAPRGPGEALLDADTARHKHVRIGDTLTVVARPGSFKVRVAGIATFTTTNPGAALVFLDTPTAQTRLLGRPDVATSISVDAAPGVSDARLRQRIADAIGSTSYDLRTAAEQAKSDTDRLGAFLDVIKYVMVGFAGIAVLVGVFLIVNTFSMLIAQRTRELGLLRALGAERRQVRRSVLTEALLLGLVGSTLGLAAGIGLAAGLIRLMSVFGMNIRSTEMVIGWVTPVAAYAVGVGVTFVAAYLPARRAARVSPMAALVDAEVAGAGRPLTLRAVAGAVVGALGLAALAGCARATRTAPATTLLGIGVVLTLVATVIAGPLLVRPLIRVLGAAFPALFGSIGRMSQRNALRNPRRTGATASALMVGLALVAGMSVASTSMSKSFDQQIDKTLGADFVVQSRSGTPEPFPQEITDRVRATEGVGLVVRQRYTPVAIVLPDGTRIETSATAFDPRLDEVAHLAYVRGGSATALADGALAMDAAFAKDHGVRLGSTLPVRFPDERRTDLRVGALTNQAGSNNFSTRGGLFFGMGTLQRYVPQGQDTALFVNAAPGTSKDRLRARLEKALAPYPQVQARDQADYKKLVHNQIAVLLYLVYALLGLAIVIAVLGVVNTLALSVVERTREIGLLRAIGLARRQLRRMIRLESVVIAVFGAVLGLALGIVWGLCTQRVLALQGMKALAIPWGTIVAVMVGSAVVGVVAALLPALRASRMNVLAAIAHE; via the coding sequence ATGCTGAAGGCGACGCTGCGCAGCTTCCTCGCGCACAAGGGACGGCTCGCGCTCTCCGCGCTGGCCGTGCTCCTGTCGGTGGCGTTCGTCGCGGGCAGCCTGATCTTCTCGGACACGGTCTCCCGGACCTTCGACCGGCTCTTCGCCTCCACTGCGGCCGACGTGACCGTGAGCCCCCGCCAGGACCTGCCGTCCCGGATCCCGTCCGGGGCGACGCCGACCCTTCCGGCCTCGCTGGCCGCCCGGGTGGCCCGGGTGGACGGCGTCGCCGCCGCGCATGCCGACGTCGCCGTCCAGGACATCACGGTCGTCGACCGCAGGAACGATCCGGTGGGTCCGACCACCGGCGCGCCCACCATCGCCAGGAACTGGTCCGTCACCGCACACAGCCCCGTCCGGCTCACGTCCGGGCACGCCCCGCGGGGGCCCGGCGAGGCGCTGCTGGACGCGGACACCGCCCGGCACAAGCACGTGCGGATCGGCGACACGCTGACGGTGGTCGCCCGTCCCGGCTCGTTCAAGGTGCGTGTGGCCGGGATCGCCACCTTCACCACCACCAACCCGGGCGCGGCCCTGGTCTTCCTGGACACCCCGACGGCGCAGACCAGGCTGCTGGGCCGCCCGGACGTGGCCACGAGCATCTCCGTCGACGCGGCACCGGGTGTGAGCGACGCACGGCTGAGGCAGCGGATCGCCGACGCGATCGGCTCGACCTCGTACGACCTGAGGACCGCGGCCGAACAGGCCAAGTCCGACACGGACCGGCTCGGCGCCTTCCTCGACGTGATCAAGTACGTGATGGTGGGGTTCGCCGGGATCGCCGTGCTCGTGGGCGTCTTCCTCATCGTCAACACGTTCTCGATGCTGATCGCCCAGCGCACCCGCGAGCTGGGGCTGCTGCGCGCCCTGGGCGCCGAGCGGCGGCAGGTGCGCCGGTCCGTGCTGACCGAGGCGCTGCTGCTGGGCCTGGTCGGCTCGACGCTGGGGCTGGCCGCGGGGATCGGGCTCGCGGCCGGGCTGATCCGGCTGATGAGCGTGTTCGGCATGAACATCAGGTCCACCGAGATGGTGATCGGCTGGGTCACTCCGGTCGCCGCCTACGCGGTCGGGGTCGGCGTCACCTTCGTCGCCGCCTACCTGCCGGCCCGGCGCGCGGCCCGCGTCTCCCCCATGGCGGCTCTCGTGGACGCCGAGGTCGCCGGTGCGGGCCGGCCGTTGACGCTGCGCGCGGTGGCGGGGGCCGTCGTCGGCGCACTCGGCCTGGCCGCTCTGGCGGGCTGCGCCCGGGCGACCAGGACCGCGCCCGCCACCACGCTGCTCGGCATCGGTGTGGTGCTCACGCTCGTCGCGACCGTGATCGCGGGCCCGCTGCTGGTGCGTCCGCTGATCCGGGTGCTGGGGGCCGCGTTCCCCGCCCTGTTCGGCTCGATCGGCCGGATGAGCCAGCGCAACGCCCTGCGCAATCCGCGCCGCACCGGGGCCACCGCCTCCGCGCTGATGGTCGGGCTCGCGCTGGTGGCCGGGATGTCGGTGGCGAGCACGTCCATGTCCAAGTCGTTCGACCAGCAGATCGACAAGACGCTGGGCGCGGACTTCGTCGTGCAGAGCAGATCGGGAACCCCTGAGCCCTTCCCACAGGAGATCACCGACCGGGTCCGTGCCACGGAGGGTGTCGGGCTCGTCGTACGGCAGCGGTACACGCCCGTGGCGATCGTGCTGCCGGACGGCACCCGGATCGAGACCTCGGCCACGGCCTTCGACCCGCGGCTCGACGAGGTCGCCCACCTCGCCTACGTCCGGGGCGGCTCGGCCACCGCGCTCGCGGACGGCGCGCTCGCCATGGACGCGGCGTTCGCCAAGGACCACGGCGTCCGCCTCGGCTCCACGCTCCCGGTCCGGTTCCCGGACGAGCGCCGCACCGATCTGAGGGTGGGCGCGCTCACCAACCAGGCCGGTTCGAACAACTTCAGTACGCGGGGCGGGCTGTTCTTCGGCATGGGGACGCTCCAGAGGTACGTGCCGCAGGGGCAGGACACGGCGCTCTTCGTGAACGCGGCACCCGGCACCTCCAAGGACCGGTTGCGCGCCCGGCTGGAGAAGGCCCTCGCCCCCTACCCGCAGGTCCAGGCTCGCGACCAGGCCGACTACAAGAAGCTGGTGCACAACCAGATCGCGGTGCTGCTCTATCTGGTCTACGCGCTGCTGGGCCTCGCGATCGTCATCGCGGTGCTCGGCGTCGTCAACACCCTGGCCCTGTCCGTCGTCGAGCGCACCCGGGAGATCGGCCTGCTGCGCGCGATCGGACTGGCCCGGAGGCAGTTGCGGCGCATGATCCGGCTGGAGTCGGTGGTGATCGCGGTGTTCGGCGCCGTCCTCGGGCTGGCACTGGGGATCGTGTGGGGTCTGTGCACACAGCGGGTCCTGGCGCTGCAGGGCATGAAGGCGCTGGCGATCCCGTGGGGCACCATCGTCGCCGTCATGGTGGGTTCGGCGGTCGTGGGCGTGGTGGCGGCGCTGCTGCCGGCGTTGCGTGCGTCGCGCATGAATGTGCTGGCGGCGATCGCGCACGAGTGA
- a CDS encoding hemolysin family protein — translation MTEVLLLLVAVLLSVACGVFVAAEFSLTTVERSELEHAAQRGERGAAGALKAVRSLTFQLSGAQLGITVTNLVVGMLSEPSIAKLIAGPLEALGVPRSAAPSVALVIGTALSTVFLMVVGELVPKNWAISSPLAVAKRVGGPQRWFSRAFRPFITHLNDTANRVVRRFGLEPAEELASARGPQELVALARHSAREGALEADTAELFVRTLNLADLTAENVMTPRVQVVALEAQATCEDVANATRATGLSRFPVYRGSLDSVIGTAHVKDILTVPAEERPLRSVAQLIREPLFVPESLTVDRLLDRLSGKNTIAVVIDEYGGTAGVATLEDIVEEVVGEVRDEHDPHETPDLASAGLDAVGRSLYSADGSARVDQLARVGLRVPEGPYETLAGLVATELGRIPVKGDRIEVAGWRLDVVDASGHRAARVLMHAPRTLEEGER, via the coding sequence ATGACCGAAGTGCTCCTCCTGCTGGTGGCGGTGCTGCTCTCGGTGGCCTGCGGTGTCTTCGTGGCGGCGGAGTTCTCCCTCACCACGGTCGAGCGCAGCGAGCTGGAGCATGCCGCACAGCGCGGTGAGCGCGGTGCGGCGGGCGCCCTCAAGGCCGTACGGAGCCTGACGTTCCAGCTTTCCGGCGCGCAGCTCGGGATCACGGTCACCAACCTGGTGGTCGGCATGCTCTCCGAACCGTCGATCGCCAAGCTGATCGCGGGCCCCCTCGAGGCACTGGGCGTGCCCCGCTCGGCGGCCCCGTCCGTGGCCCTGGTCATCGGCACCGCCCTGTCGACGGTGTTCCTGATGGTGGTCGGCGAGCTGGTGCCGAAGAACTGGGCGATCTCCTCGCCGCTGGCCGTGGCCAAGCGCGTGGGCGGGCCGCAGCGCTGGTTCAGCCGCGCGTTCCGCCCCTTCATCACGCATCTGAACGACACGGCCAACCGTGTGGTGCGCCGCTTCGGCCTCGAGCCGGCCGAGGAGCTGGCCTCCGCGCGCGGGCCCCAGGAACTGGTGGCGCTCGCCCGGCACTCCGCAAGAGAGGGCGCTCTGGAGGCGGACACCGCGGAGCTGTTCGTCCGTACCCTGAACCTCGCCGACCTGACCGCGGAGAACGTGATGACCCCGCGCGTCCAGGTCGTCGCCCTGGAGGCGCAGGCGACCTGCGAGGACGTGGCGAACGCGACGCGCGCGACGGGCCTGTCACGGTTCCCCGTCTACCGTGGCAGCCTGGACTCGGTCATCGGCACCGCCCACGTCAAGGACATCCTCACCGTGCCCGCCGAGGAGCGGCCGCTGCGGTCCGTCGCACAGCTGATACGCGAACCGCTGTTCGTGCCCGAATCCCTCACCGTCGACCGGCTGCTGGACCGGCTCTCCGGCAAGAACACCATCGCCGTGGTGATCGACGAGTACGGCGGCACCGCCGGCGTCGCCACGCTGGAGGACATCGTCGAGGAGGTCGTCGGCGAGGTGCGCGACGAGCACGATCCGCACGAGACGCCCGACCTGGCGTCGGCCGGGCTCGACGCCGTCGGCCGGTCCCTGTACTCGGCCGACGGCTCGGCCCGCGTCGACCAGCTCGCGCGCGTGGGACTCCGGGTGCCGGAGGGGCCGTACGAGACGCTGGCCGGACTCGTCGCCACGGAACTGGGCCGCATACCGGTCAAGGGTGACCGGATCGAGGTGGCCGGCTGGCGGCTGGACGTGGTGGACGCATCGGGCCACAGGGCCGCGCGGGTCCTCATGCACGCCCCGCGCACCCTTGAGGAGGGGGAACGGTGA
- a CDS encoding ABC transporter ATP-binding protein codes for MSTAAAEHVPGHAEADGTAARARGLTKAYGSGETAVLALDSVDVDIARGRFTAVMGPSGSGKSTLMHCLAGLDTVSAGQVWLGDTEITGLKDRELTRLRRDRIGFMFQSFNLIPTLNAAENITLPMDIAGRKPDPEWLDQVIDTLGLRDRLGHRPSQLSGGQQQRVACARALASRPELIFADEPTGNLDSRSGLEVLGFLRRAVDELGQTVVMVTHDPGAAAHSDLVLFLADGRIVDEMERPTAEAVLERMKRFDTVRAVFDGASGREN; via the coding sequence TTGTCCACTGCTGCAGCGGAGCACGTCCCGGGCCACGCGGAGGCGGACGGGACCGCCGCCCGCGCCCGGGGTCTGACCAAGGCGTACGGCTCGGGCGAGACGGCGGTGCTCGCCCTGGACTCGGTCGACGTGGACATCGCGCGCGGCCGCTTCACCGCGGTGATGGGCCCCTCCGGCTCCGGGAAGTCCACGCTGATGCACTGCCTGGCGGGCCTCGACACCGTGTCGGCGGGCCAGGTGTGGCTCGGCGACACCGAGATCACGGGCCTGAAGGACCGGGAGCTGACCCGGCTGCGCCGGGACCGGATCGGTTTCATGTTCCAGTCGTTCAATCTGATCCCGACGCTGAACGCCGCCGAGAACATCACGCTGCCCATGGACATCGCGGGCAGGAAGCCCGACCCGGAGTGGCTCGACCAGGTGATCGACACGCTGGGACTGCGGGACCGGCTCGGGCACCGGCCCTCCCAGCTGTCCGGCGGGCAGCAGCAGCGCGTCGCCTGCGCCCGGGCGCTCGCCTCCCGGCCAGAGCTGATCTTCGCGGACGAGCCGACGGGCAACCTGGACTCCCGGTCGGGGCTCGAGGTGCTGGGGTTCCTGCGCAGGGCCGTGGACGAACTGGGGCAGACCGTCGTCATGGTCACCCACGATCCGGGCGCGGCGGCCCACTCCGATCTGGTGCTGTTCCTGGCGGACGGGCGGATCGTGGACGAGATGGAGCGGCCGACGGCCGAGGCCGTGCTCGAGCGCATGAAGCGTTTCGACACGGTCAGGGCGGTCTTCGACGGTGCGTCCGGCCGCGAGAACTGA